Genomic window (Xylanimonas protaetiae):
CGCGCACGGGAGCGGTGGTCGGGCGGCCGTCGAACGTCATCGTGGGCGTCAGGCGCAGACCGCCGGCGTCGGCCGTGAGGTCGAGGGCGGCCGCTGCGCCGCCCGCGAGACGGAGCGAGCCCTTGCCGGCCGCGACGAGCGGGACGCCGAGCTCGACGGCCCGCGCGAGGTGCGGCCACAGCACCCGGGACGTGAACCCGGCGAGGTTCTCCCACGTGCTGGAGCCGTACCGGTAGCCCGTGGGCCTGCGCATCGCGGCGAGCTCCAGGAGCCAGTCGCGCGCCACCGGCTCCCAGCGCTCGCCGTAGTACTCGTGCGGCAGCAGGTCCCAGCTCACCTCGTACCCGCCCGACCAGCCGCCCTTCGCGCCCTGCTTGACCGGGCGGACGGAGACGCCGGAGCCGGGTCTGCCGTCGAGGCGGAGCTGGAGTGCGAGCGGGGTCACGCGTGCCTCGCCCGGCGTGGTCGCGGGAGCCGTGGCGGGGAGGCGGTCGAGCGTGCGCCGCCACGCCGGGCTCGACGTCACGGCGGCCGCGGGGCCGGGAGCGTCGTCGAGACCGCCGTCCTGGCCGGCGTGGTACGCCTCGAGCAGCAGCGCGGCGACGTGCTTGCAGTCGGAGCCGACCGGGCACGTGCACGACGAGTCGTCGATCTCCAGCGTCCGTCCGGCCCGCGCGAACCACACCGACGCCCGGTACAGGGGCAGGCTCCCGCGCACCGTGCCCTCGAGCCGCAGCACCCTCGGGTCCCAGTGCAGCGACGTGACCCGGCCCTGGTCGCGGTACGCGGCGCCGCGCGCGAACGCGCCGGGGCCCACGTACCCCGCGATGGCGCCCGGCCCGGGCGGCGTGAGGGAGGGGTGCACCCGGCGATCTTGGCACGGGGGAGTGACACGGACAGCAGTGTGAGACGAGCGGCGGACCCTAGTGCGCAGGTGTGACCGGTGTCACGCGAGGTCTCGCCATTCGGGAGGTTTCGGCTCAACCGCGTCTCAGCGTTGCCATCTCGTGACCCCCTCTGCTTCGGTGGAACGGCCCGCAAGAACCAACGAGAGGAGCTCAGCGTGCTCACTGTGACCGACAACGCGCGAGCGGCAGTCGAGGACCTGGCGCAGCAGGCCGGCGTCCCCAGCGAAGGTGGTCTGCGGATCGCCCAGTCCGCCGGGGTCCCCGGCAACTTCGAGCTGGCCCTGGTGCCCGCTCCGCAGCCCGACGACCAGGTGGTCGACGAGTCGGGCGCCACGCACGTCTTCGTGGAGAAGGAGGCCGCGGACGCCCTGGACGCCCTCACTCTCGACACCGACCCCGCCGCTCAGGGCCCGGGGTTCGTCCTCACGCCGCAGGCCTGAGGGCCCGCACTCCGACGGCCGCCGCCCCTGCCGGGCGGCGGCCGTCGTCGTCGGGGGCGACCGCGCTCAGGCGGGTCCGTCGCCCGCGCGGTCCTCGGGCTCCTGGCCGCGCGCGGCGGCCCGCCGCCGGTCCGGCGCGCGCCTCGTCCTCGACGTCGCCGCGCCCGAGGTCGCGACGTCGACGACGTCGCTCGCCGGCGACGCCTGGCTGGCGGTCCCCTCGCTGCTGCACGCCCGGAGGTCGTCGTCGATCAGCACCCGGAGCAGCTCGACGACGATCTTGCGGTGCCGGGGCGACAGGTGGTCGACGTCGGGCGGGAGCTCCTTGGCGAACGGAGGCCCGGGCACGGGCTGGCCCGCGGCCGCGAAGGCCTCGTCGTCCGTGACGTGGGACAACCAGGCGATCGCGCGGATGGTCTCCGACGTCGGGCGTGACTTGTAGGTCCCCGCGGCGATCGCGTTGAGCGTGGTGTCGACGATCTTGAAGCCGTGCTCCTGTGCGCGCCTGGCGAGCTGGCGCATCGACGTCCCGGCATCTGCCTGTGCGGCCCGCGCGAGGTCCTGCAATGTCCGAACTCTCGGTTTCATGGCATTCCTCCCGGGCAACGGTCGAATCGCGCCACATCACCCTTTGACAACCTGCTCACACATCATCGCAGGTAGAGGGCCATCTTTGGAGGCATATTCCTGACAACCTGATGACAAGTGGTCCGCACCGCACTTGTGAACCCTGCATGCTCGGTCAGGACGCGTCCGGTCCCGGGCGCGAGAAACCTGGAGGGCGACATGTGGGTGAAGGACGCCGCGTTGATCCGGCGAGCGCGTGAGCAGCGCCGCTACTCGCAGCGGGACCTGGCCTTCCTCGTCCGCCGCACCCAGGCGGCGATCCACGCGGTGGAGGCCGGCAAGCTCCGCAGCATCAGCGACGACTTCGCGCTCGCGATCGCGACACGTCTCGACGTGCCGTGGGAGGTGCTCTTCAGCACCGATGCCAAGGACGGTCCCGACGGCGTCGGGATGACGGACGAGCTCCGTGCCGGCGTGTTCCCCGCAGAGGCCGAGGACGACCCGGAGGTCGCGTCGCGGTGAGCGACGTCACCCTCCGGCCCGCGGGCTCTGGCGCTGCCAGATCGATGCAGGCGGCCCACGGGTCGCGGAAGGAAGCAGACCATGACTGACCACAGGAGGCGTCGCCCACAACGCCGGCCGACAGGCTGGCGCGTGATCAGCGGCGTGACCGCACTCGCCCTCACCCTTGTCTCGGGAGGGCTTTTCGTGACGTCGGCGGCCGCCGACGACGCGGACCCGACCGCTGTCGCGGTCGAGTCCGCCGAGGTGACCGCGCCGGTGGAGCCGGCCCCTGACGACGAGGTTCGTGACGACGAAGCAGCAACGATGCCTGACGGCACGTCGGACGGCTCGTCGCCCGCCGACGACGGGGACGGGGACGGCGATGAGGACGGCAGGAGCGTCGACATGCAGGCCGGCACGTCAGCCCGCGCGCACGCTCCCCCGGCGGCGCAGGACGGCTTCGTCGAGATCGAGACGGCCCTTACCCACGCCCCGCCGGCCTACGCGCCTGCGGCTGCCGAGGCCCTGCCTGTTGCAGACCCGGTCTACGCACACATCCGCGTCGACGCCGGAGCCGACCGGACCGGGCTGAGCGCCTGGTCCACGGGTCGGCTTCCGCTCGACGAGGTCACTGGGCTGGCCGGCGTCGTGCTCCGACTTCACCGGGCGACCGGCGCGAGCGCCGCCGGCACCGTCGACGCGCCAGTCGACTACGACTGGGCACGCGCCGTCACCGACGCCAACGGCGTTGCGACGTTCCGCGTCCCTATCGTCACCGGCCTCAGCTGCACCCAGGCGGTCGGCTCGACGCTGGCAGGCTCGCAGAACTCAATCCCGGCGAACTCGACGGACCGCGCCTGCTTCGACGAGTCGGGTGCCTTCGCGAACGCGCGCTTCTGGGTCATCCAGGAGGGTTTCGAGGCTACCGACGGCGCCACCGTGGACGCCACCAACGACTGGTTCATGAACCAGACACTGCGGACTGGCGCTACCGGTCCGTCGCCGTCCGACGCTTTCCAGTACCGCTTTCTGACGGCAGCGATCTCGTCGAACCAGACCGCCGCGAACCCTCAAGCCTCGGGCGTCGACTTCATGCACCAGGAGTCCACGTCGACCGACAACCTCCGGCTGCGCTCCGGCGGCGTCTGGCAGAACTCGCGCCAGAACCCGTCGTTGCCGGCACAGTGCGGACTCAACGTCGCGCTGGTCATGGACCTGTCGTCGTCGATGACGGTGGCCGGAAGCCCGAACCAGGTTCCGCTCATGCTCGACGCGGCAGACGGCCTCGTGCAGTCGCTCGTCGGGACGCCGACGCGGATCTCGGCGTACAACTTCGGCTGGAACTCGCCGATCAGCGGAAGCCATGCGAACGTCTCGGGTGACGCGAACGGGCCCGCACGATCGATCGCCTCTCAGGTTGACGCTACCAAGTTCAAGGCCGCCTATCGCAGCTGGGCGACGCGGTCGGGGACGCACGCGACGAACTGGGACCAGGCGTTGTGGACCGTCCATCAGCAGAACGCCAAGCGTGCGGCCGCCGACACGTACGACCTCGTCGTCTTCATGACCGACGGCAACCCGACGGCGTACGGACTGCTCGGAACCTCGACCTCGACGACGAACGGCCGCGGGAGCCAGAACGCTCGGATCGACGTGGAGGCCGCGGTCTTTGCCGCCAACGCGCTCAAGGCCAGCGGCACCCGGATCCTCGCCGCCGGTGTCGGAACCGCGGTGACCGACGCCGCGTCCGTGCACAACCTCACGGCGATCTCGGGCCAGACCCAGTTCGCGGCCGGCACATCGCTCGGCGATGCCGATGTGTTCCGGTCCAACGACTGGTCGGCGCTCAGAGCAGCCCTTCGAGACTTCGCCGTGGAGTCGTGCACACCGTCGCTGTCGATCAACAAGATCGAGGTTCCGGCCGACTTCGACGCGTCGACGATCTCCTTCGACGCCGACGGCCGCCCGCTCGTCAACGGCGGGCAGCCGGGCGCTGGATGGTCGTTCTCCGCTGTCCCGGCGGACGACGCGCCGTTCAAGGTCGCAGGCAGCGGCCCGTTCGTCACCAACGCCTCCGGGTCCGTCAACATCCCGCTGGATGTCAGTCCGCAGGCGAACCAGACCGATCCGGGCAGGATCTCGATCAGCGAGGAGCTCAAGCCTGGCTGGGAGATCGTTCCGCAGGACGGCCACAACGCATCGTGCATCTACACGACGGTCGGCGCGGGCGGCTTCACCCGGATCGGCGTGATGGACACCGGCTTCGGCACGGCGAACCCGGGTGCTGACCTCAGCATGATCGGGGAGTCCATGGTGACCTGCTGGGTGGTCAACCGCGCCCCGGCGCCGCTGACGGCGAGCGCTACCGCGGTCGGCCAGTACGACACGGGTTGGTCGTGGGAACTCGACAAGAGCTCGATGGACGACGGCAAGACCGTCACGCTGGTCCCGGGTACGGCGCTTCCGGTCACGTACACCCTTGACGTCGCCGCGACGCCCACGAACGCGAACTTTACGGCGTCCGGCGAGGTGGTCGTCAGCAACCCCAACGGCGACGCGATGCCTCTCGACGGCGTCCAGGTTCTCGTCAACGGGGTTGCCGTGGAGCTGAGCGGGCCGACGCAGGTCGGAGCGGAGACGTCGGTGGCGCTGCGTTGGGAACGGACCTTCGGATCCACCGATCCGCGGCCGCTGAACGTCCTTGTGACGATCGACGGCGTCGACCAGCCGGGCACCGTCGGGACGTTCACTGGGTTGGAGCGCAACCGTACGGCCGTGCTGGCCGACGCCTTCGCGGACGCGGTTCTCGAGCGGTTCCCCCTTCTGGCCGACCACTTCGACGACATCACCCTCGACGTCGACGGCTGGCGCGACCAGGAGGGCGCGGTCACGGCGGCGGGCACGCCGACGTGGCAGTTCGTCTATGAGCGCAAGCTTGGCCCGCTGAACGCGGGCGAGACGTTCGAGTTCACGAACGTCGCAATCCTCACGCCCGAGGACGGCGACCCGATCGTCGACGAGACCACGACGACGCTCGTGACCCGCGAGGACCTCGCGGTCACCGCGGACGTCACGGTCGAGGCCCAGCGCACGTTCGACTGGAGCATCGAGAAGCTCGTCCGCCTCGCCGGTTCCAACGGCGTGTGGGGCCCGTCCGCGGGTCCGGTCGTGGCGGGCGCCGACGGCACGCGTGAGTTCGAGTACCGGCTCGTCGTGACGCCAGGACCGATCAGCGACTCGAGCTTCGTGGCGACCTTCGACGGCATCGAGGTGACGAACCCGAACCCGGTCGACGTGAAGCTCACGAGCATCACCCCGACGGTGACGATCGATGACGCCGTGTCGCAGACGTTCCAAGTGAACGAGCCCGGCCCGTGGGTCGTCCCGGCGGCGACCAAGTCCGGTGACGGGGTCACGACTGCCGGGGTCGCGACCTTCGCCGTCGAGTCCGTCGTCGTCGACGCAGACACCGTGGACGCCTTGCGCGCCGGTGACTTCCGCTTCGACGTGGAGATCGCGTGGGACGGCGGGGAGCTCGGCTCGCCGGCGTCGTCCGCGACCGCGACGGCACCGGACGACGTCGAGGTGACCTGGGAATGGTCGTTCACCAACCACGTCGTGCACGTCTTCGATGACATGACGAACCCGGACGAGCCCGTGTACTTGGGCACGGTCCATTGGATGGATGGTGTGACCAGCGTGGCAGCGGGTGTCGCGGTGGCCGAGCCTGGGTGGACCGGGTCGGGTGCTGAGCGGCATGCGGTGTTCACGTACACGCTGGATGCCGGGGTCGGGGAGCATCTGAACGTCACCTGGCTGCAGACGCCGGTGGACGGTGAGGATGCGCCGGAGTCTGAGGGTCCGCCAGCCGCGGAGGACGGTACGCCCGACACGGACAACCCGTGGGTGGACGACGCCCTCGTGGTCGTCGAGGCGGGCCTGGTTGCGGCGATCCCGGTGATCGACGGCACCAACCACGTCGACTACGACTGGGCGATCACCAAGACCGTCACGTCGGACGACGACGTTGAGACGGTTGCCGGAGAGGACGTCGAGTTCGCCTACCTGCTCACGGTCACGTCCGAGCGCCAGGTGGAGAACCTCTACGTCTCGGGTGAGGTCACCCTGACCAACCCGTCCAGCGGCGCGATCGACGTCGACAGCGTGGTTGTCATGGTCGGAGGCGTGGAGGCGACGCTTGACGGCGTCGTCACCGCGGTGCCCGCCAGAGGCCCGGACGGTGTCGGCTCGGCCCGCATCGGGTTCACGGCGACGCTCCCCGGCACCCTCGTCGACAGCGACCTGCCGCTGCCGGTCGTCGCTACCGTCGTCTCGCTCCCGGACGGCCAGCCGGCCACCGAGACCGCCGAGACCGAGCTGGGCGCCGACGACGTCGAGCGCACCGTGACCAACCAGACCGCCGAGGTCCGTGACTCCTTCCCGGAGTTCGCGGAGCAGTTCGGCGACGAGAAGGGTGAGGTATGGCTCGACGCCGCCGAGGCGGACCGCTGGGAGTTCGCGTACACGGCCAACCGCGGCGCCACCGTTCCCGACGGCGGTGCGGAGGCGTTCCCGAACGTCGCGACGGTGGTCCCGGACCTGGGCACGCCCCCGACCGACGAGTGGGAGGACGACCAGCCCGAGGGCGACCTTGAGGACACGGCAGTCGTGATCGTGCGGACACCCGTGGTCTACGACCTCGCCCTGCGCTCCTGGGTCTCCGAGCTGTACCGACCGGGCGTGGGTGTCATCAGCACCCGCTTCGAGGTTGCGGAGAGGCCGGGTGCTCCGGCGGCCCCGGTCCCGTTCGTCACCTACGACAACCCGGATGCGGACGTCCAGGTCGGCGACATCATCATCAGCACCGTGCGGGTGTTCAACCAGGGCAACCGCACCGCGCGGGTCGACCGGATGGTCAAGTACATGTACCCGGGCCTCGAGCTCACCAGCTCTGCCGCGGTGCCAGGGCACGACGACACCTTGGCCGAGTGGGAGATCGGCGACTCCGGTGACGCGTACCTGTCCTTCGACGAGGGCATCGTGCTCGCACCGGGCCAGTACCAGACGATGCACGCGTTCCAGCGTGTGACGTCCGAGCTGCAGGACGACGACACGCTGGAGGACCAGTTCGACGACGCCGGACGTCCGTTCCGTGAGGTGCGGACGTTCACCGAGATCGCGGCCTTCAGCGGCTGGGTCCACGAGGAGCCCGTCGTGACGGAGCAGGTCGTCGCACCGGTGGCGTTCGCCTTCTCGGACGGCGTCGGGATGACGTCGCGCGCCGAGGCGACCCCGCTCGCCGAGGTCCACGACGGCGTCCTGGGCTCCTGGGTGGAGTCGACGCCGGGTGGCCTCGTCGAGGACGTCGACTCGGTCCCGGGCACGGCCGACCACCGGGTCCCGTTCGACGCGGTGAGCGTGCGGTGGGTCGACATGGAGATCAACCAGTCCGTGGGCGAGCAGGACGAGGACGACCACGACGGCACGACGATCCGGGTCATGAGCGCGGTGTACGTGCCGGGCGAGACCCCGGACCCGACGCCGCCGGCTCCGGCCACCCCGGCGCCCACCCTCCCGGGTGTCAGCGCCGAGACGGGCGGCACCGCCCTCGGCGGCAACGGCTGGGTGCTCGCCGCGCTCGGCGGGCTCGGGCTGACGGCCCTGGTGAGCCTGATGGTCCTGCGTCGTCGTGAGGTCGCCTCGCGCGACTGACGCACCTGGCCCCGTCGGGGAGGTGCTCGCGGCTCGTCCGTGAGCACCTCCCCGCCGGGGCCTTTCCCGCGGCGGCCCCGTGCGCGTCGCCCGTACCGACCGATCCTGGAGGTGGCCAGTGCGTCGCGTCCTTCGCCTCGTCCTCGTGGCGGTGCTCGCGCTCTCGCTGGCCGGCGCGGGCCTCACTCTCTGGGAGCAGCACCTGCGGCCCGACGCCGCCACGACCCTGCGCGACCTCGACGGCCGGCGCGTCGAGCTCGACCTGCCCCCGGACCTTGAGGCGGCGGCCGTGGAGCCCACGGGTGGCCGCTTCGTCGCCCCGGACCACGGCCTGGACGTCCCACTGGTGTGGATGAGCGTGGACGGCTCGGTGCTCAACCCGCCCACGCTCACCGACGCGTTCGTCGTCCGCGACCCCGCCCCGGCGGCCGACGGTGCCGGCGGCCGGCCTCGGATCGTCGCCATGCACGCCGTCCGCGGCGGACGCGCCCCGGGCAACGCGTTCGCCGCAAGCTCCGGGGAGGTCCTCGCCGCGCCCGGCGATCGCCTGTACGTCGACGGCGACCTGTACGTCGTCGACACGGTCGAGGTCGTTCCCAAGGAGGCCGCGGAACGGGACGCGTCGATCTGGGGGGTGCGCGACGACGGCGACGTACGTCTCGTCGTCCTCACGTGCCTCCAGCGGCCCGGCGGACCGACGCGGGCGCCGGACAACCTCGTGCTGCACGCGTCACGGGCATAGGCCCCGCACCCGCCGACCGGTCACGGGACGACGATCCACCACGCGCCCAGCACGAGCGCGCCCAGCGTCACCAGCAGGAACACGCCCACCCAGAACAGCCCGGGCAGCCCCGTGAGCCGCGCGAGCTGGTCGGCGTCGGACTGCCGGGCCTTGCGCCGGAACCGCTGCGTCTGGAGCTCGAGCACGGGCCGCACCGACCCGACGAGCAGGAACCACGTCACCGCGTAGGCGACCGCCGACTGCACCGGCTCGCTCAGGAACCACGAGACGAGCACGAGCGCGACGCCCGCCACGAGCACCGACCACAGCCCGAACAGGTTGCGGATCTTGAGCAGCAGGAGCGCCAGCAGGGCCACGAGCAGCCACAGCAGCCCGACGGCGTAGCCCTCGCGCAGCAGCCGCGCGGCGCCCAGCCCGACGAGCCCCGGGCCCACGTACCCCGCGAACGTCGTCGCGACCATGCCGAACCCGCGCGGCCGCCCCGCCGAGATCGTCAGCCCGGACGTGTCCGAGTGCAGCCGGATCGCGTCCAGCCGCCGCCCCGTGAGGGTGGCCACGAGGGCGTGCGCGCCCTCGTGCGCGATGGTGATCACGTGCCGGGCCACGCGCCACACGGGCGTCACGACGACGACGGCGAGCGCCGCGAGGGCCATCGCCAGCACCACGGCCTGGGCGGGCGCGGGCACGGGCGTGGTGGCGGCCTGCCAGATGCGCGTGAAGACGTCGCCGACGCTGTCGAAGCTCACGGCGCACATGCAACCACGGTCCCGTGAGAAAATGGCAGCCTTGCGCGCCGTGACCACGCGGCGCCGACGTCGTGGTGACCGGTGTCCGCTCCCGGGTCTCGCGCGGCGAGAACGCCCCGAAAGGCACCATGAACTTCTCCGACCTCGGTCTGCCCACGCCTGTCGTCGCCTCCCTCGCGGAGCGCGGCATCACCTCTCCGTTCCCGATCCAGGCGGCCTCGCTGCCGGACTCCCTCGCCGGCAGGGACGTGCTCGGCCGCGGCCGCACCGGTTCCGGCAAGACGGTCGCGTTCGCGCTGCCGGTCGTCACGCGCCTGGCCGCCCCGGCGGCGGGCTCCGGACGCACGCCGCGCCGCGTGCCGCGCCGCCCGCGCGCGCTGATCCTTGCCCCGACGCGCGAGCTCGCACTCCAGATCGACGCGACGACGTCGCCGCTCGCCCAGGCCATGGGCCTGCGCACGACGACGGTGTTCGGCGGCGTCGCGCAGTCCCGTCAGGTCGCCGCGCTCGACGCCGGTGTGGACATCCTCGTCGCGTGCCCCGGCCGCCTCGAGGATCTCCTCAACCAGAAGGTGCTCACGCTCGACGGCATCGAGATCACGGTGCTCGACGAGGCCGACCACATGGCCGACCTCGGCTTCCTGCCCGGGGTCAAGCGCCTCCTGGACAAGACGCCGAAGCAGGGCCAGCGCCTGCTGTTCTCCGCGACGCTCGACAACGGCGTCGACGTGCTGGTCAAGCGCTACCTGCACCAGCCGGTGACGCACTCGGTCGACGAGGCCGCCGCGCCCCCGCCGCAGATGACGCACCACGTGCTCGCCGTCGCGGACGCCGGCGCCAAGCGCGACGTGGTGCGCCAGCTCGCCGCCGGCACGGGCCGCCGCGTGCTGTTCACGCGCACCAAGCACCAGGCCAAGAAGCTCGCCAAGCAGCTCACGCTCGACGGCGTCCCCGCCGTCGACCTGCACGGCAACCTCGGCCAGGGCGCGCGCGAGCGCAACCTCGCCGCCTTCACGTCGGGCGAGGTCAAGGTGCTGGTCGCCACCGACATCGCCGCGCGCGGCATCCACGTCGACGACGTCGAGCTCGTGGTGCACGTCGACCCGCCGGCCGAGCACAAGGCGTACCTGCACCGCTCCGGCCGCACGGCCCGCGCGGGCTCGGGCGGCGACGTCGTCACGATCATGCTGCCCGAGCAGCGCGGCGACGTAGCGGACCTGACCCGCAAGGCGAAGATCACCGCGCCGCCGCAGAAGGTCACCCCCGGCGACGCCGTGGTGACGGCCCTCGTGGGTGAGGTCGCGGCCCCCGTCGTCACGCCGGAGATCCGCGAGGCGCGCGCCCGCGCCGACGCGACGCGCGCCCAGCAGGCACGCGCCGCGGCGACGCGCGGGGAGCAGCCGGTCCGCTCGCGCAAGCCGGTCCCGGGCCAGCCCGTCGAGGAGCGCCCGCGCCGGTCGCGCGAGTCGCAGGAGGGCCAGACGCGCGGTGCCCAGCAGGGTCAGGCGCGCGGCGCGCAGCGGGGCCAGGCGCGGGACGCCCAGCAGGGTCAGGTGCGCGGCGCCCAGCCCGGCGAGGCGCGCGGCGCGCACCACGGGCAGGCGCGCGAGCCGCAGCCGCGCCGGGCCGCTGCGAGCCGGCCGGTCCGGGCCCCGCAGCAGGGGTCGCGCCCTGCGCAGCCCGCGGGGGAGACGCCGCGCGCGGCGGCGTCGTCGGCGCCGGGCGGGCAGGCCCGTCGTCGTCGGGCCGGACGCCCCCAGGGCGCCGCGGCGCCGGTCGCGGCCCCGGGCCGCGAGACGGTGCAGCGCGGCGGGAACACCCCTGCCCAGCGCGGGGTTTCCCGGGGCGGAGGTGCCAGATGAGCAACTACGAGGTCACCAAGACCGACGAGCAGTGGCAGGACGAGCTGGACCCGCAGGAGTACGCCGTCCTGCGCAAGGCGGGCACGGAGCGCGCCTGGACGGGTGAGCTCCTCGACGAGAAGCGCGTGGGCGTCTACCGGTGTCGCGCGTGCGGCAACGAGCTGTTCCGCAGCGAGACCAAGTTCGACTCCCACTGCGGCTGGCCGAGCTTCTACAGCCCGCTCGCGGGCGACCGCGTGGAGCTCCTCGAGGACCGCAGCCACGGCATGGTCCGCACCGAGGTGCGCTGCGCGCGCTGCGGCAGCCACCTGGGCCACGTGTTCGACGACGCCCCGCAGACCCCGACGGGCGACCGCTTCTGCATGAACTCGATCAGCCTGACGTTCGAGACGGCGTAGGGCGGCCACGAGCGCTTCTGATCGTCGGTTCGGGGTCTGATCGTCGCAAGCGATCGACGATCAGACCCCGAACCGACGATCAGCACGCTCGGGCCTACGCGTGGGCCCACCGTTAGGCGTACGGGTTTTCGTCTCGCCAGCGGACCCAGTCCTCCGAGTAGCGGCGCAGCAGCGTCGCCAGCTGGGCGACGTCGTCCGGGGACCAGTCCTCGAGGGCGTGGCTCAGGGCGTCGCGGCGTCCGTCGCGCGCGGCGAGGAACCGCGCCTGTCCGTCGGCGGTGAGCGTGATGAGCTGGCCGCGCGTGTCGTCCGGGTCCACCTCGCGGTGGATGAGGCCGAGCCCGGCCAGCTTGGACAGCTGGCGGGACATCGTCGCGCGCCCGACGCCGAACTGGGCCGCGAGGTCCGAGCCGCGCGTGCCCGGGTACAGGGCGATGTGCGCGAGCAGCGGGTAGGCGCTCGCGTCGAGCCCCGGGTGCACCCGCAGGGCCGTCTGCGCCGCCGTCGACGCCGCGCGGCGCACCAGGATGCGCAGCTCGAGCTCGAGAGCGCTGATGGGGTCGGTCGCGGGGTCGGGAGCCGCGGTCGCGTGCGTCATGCAGCACATCATGGCCCGTGCACGGGCGTCCGACCAGGAAGTGCGTGGCAGACACACCGACGGCGAGGCACCTCGTGGAGGTGCCTCGCCGTCGGTGGTGCAGGGACGTGCCGGTCAGCGGGCGGCGCGCTGGGCGGCGACCTCCGCGGCGATCTCCTCGCCGAGGACGTCGGCCTCGGCGGCGGCGGCGACCTGCGCACGCTCGGTGCCGTCCTGGTCCTCGAGCGCCATCTGGATGCCCGAGCGCTTCCCCAGCGGGACCTCCTTGAGGAAGATCACGCAGATCAGCGCGATGACGGCCATCGGCACGGCGATGAGGAAGATCTCCGAGATGCCGTCCGCATAGGCGTCCTCCACGACCCGGGCGATCGGGGTCGGCAGCGTGGCGATGTTCGGCACGGTGCCGCCGACGCCCATCGCGTCCAGCGGGACGCCGAGCTTCGAGAGGCCGTGGACGATGTCGTCCTTGACCGTGGTGGCGAGCACCGCGCCCAGCGCGGAGACGCCGACGGCGCCGCCGAGCGAGCGGAAGAACGCGACCGTGGAGGTGCCGGAGCCCATCTCCTTGACGTCGAGCGTGTTCTGCACCGCGAGCACCAGGTTCTGCATGAGCGCACCGACCGAGATGCCGAGCGCGAACAGGTAGACGCCGATGAGCACGAAGCTCGTGTGCGCGTCGATGGTGCCCATGCCGACCAGGGCGCCGATGAGCACGACGCCACCGCCGACCATGATCGCCTTGTAGCGGCCGGTCTGGGAGATGATCCGGCCGAGCACGACGCCGGCGAGCATGGTGCCGACGACCATCGGGATGGTCAGCAGACCGGACTCGGTCGGC
Coding sequences:
- a CDS encoding DEAD/DEAH box helicase; translated protein: MNFSDLGLPTPVVASLAERGITSPFPIQAASLPDSLAGRDVLGRGRTGSGKTVAFALPVVTRLAAPAAGSGRTPRRVPRRPRALILAPTRELALQIDATTSPLAQAMGLRTTTVFGGVAQSRQVAALDAGVDILVACPGRLEDLLNQKVLTLDGIEITVLDEADHMADLGFLPGVKRLLDKTPKQGQRLLFSATLDNGVDVLVKRYLHQPVTHSVDEAAAPPPQMTHHVLAVADAGAKRDVVRQLAAGTGRRVLFTRTKHQAKKLAKQLTLDGVPAVDLHGNLGQGARERNLAAFTSGEVKVLVATDIAARGIHVDDVELVVHVDPPAEHKAYLHRSGRTARAGSGGDVVTIMLPEQRGDVADLTRKAKITAPPQKVTPGDAVVTALVGEVAAPVVTPEIREARARADATRAQQARAAATRGEQPVRSRKPVPGQPVEERPRRSRESQEGQTRGAQQGQARGAQRGQARDAQQGQVRGAQPGEARGAHHGQAREPQPRRAAASRPVRAPQQGSRPAQPAGETPRAAASSAPGGQARRRRAGRPQGAAAPVAAPGRETVQRGGNTPAQRGVSRGGGAR
- the msrB gene encoding peptide-methionine (R)-S-oxide reductase MsrB, translated to MSNYEVTKTDEQWQDELDPQEYAVLRKAGTERAWTGELLDEKRVGVYRCRACGNELFRSETKFDSHCGWPSFYSPLAGDRVELLEDRSHGMVRTEVRCARCGSHLGHVFDDAPQTPTGDRFCMNSISLTFETA
- a CDS encoding MarR family winged helix-turn-helix transcriptional regulator — encoded protein: MTHATAAPDPATDPISALELELRILVRRAASTAAQTALRVHPGLDASAYPLLAHIALYPGTRGSDLAAQFGVGRATMSRQLSKLAGLGLIHREVDPDDTRGQLITLTADGQARFLAARDGRRDALSHALEDWSPDDVAQLATLLRRYSEDWVRWRDENPYA